The proteins below come from a single Torulaspora delbrueckii CBS 1146 chromosome 5, complete genome genomic window:
- the MET17 gene encoding bifunctional cysteine synthase/O-acetylhomoserine aminocarboxypropyltransferase MET17 (similar to Saccharomyces cerevisiae MET17 (YLR303W); ancestral locus Anc_4.53), protein MPSHFDTVQLHAGQENPDDNANRPRAVPIYATTSYVFNDSKHGSQLFGLETPGYIYSRIMNPTVDVLEKRIAALEGGAAALAVASGQASQALAISGLAHTGDNIVATSFLYGGTYNQFKVAFKRLGIETRFVEGDNPEDFEKVFDERTKAVYLETIGNPKYNVPDFDRIVEVAHKHGIPVVVDNTFGAGGFFAQPIKYGADIVTHSATKWIGGHGTTIGGIIVDSGKFPWKDYPEKFPQFSIPSEGYHGMIFNDAFGPLAFIGHVRTELLRDLGPALNPFAAFQLLQGVETLSLRAERHGENALKLAAWLEQSPYVSWVSYPGLPSHSHHENAKKYLTNGFGGVLSFGAKDLPNNAEAEAKNPFAAAGAKVVDNLKLASNLANVGDCKTLVIAPYFTTHLQLTHEEKASSGVTKDLIRVSVGTEFIDDIINDFQQSFEQVYGKQNA, encoded by the coding sequence ATGCCATCTCACTTTGATACCGTGCAATTGCATGCTGGCCAGGAGAATCCTGATGACAATGCTAACAGACCAAGAGCTGTTCCAATTTACGCTACTACTTCCTATGTCTTTAATGACTCGAAACACGGTTCTCAATTGTTCGGTTTGGAGACCCCAGGTTATATCTACTCTCGTATTATGAACCCAACTGTGGATGTTCttgagaagagaattgcaGCTTTAGAAGGTGGTGCAGCCGCCTTGGCTGTCGCTTCTGGACAAGCTTCGCAGGCTTTGGCCATCAGTGGGCTGGCCCACACTGGTGATAACATCGTAGCTACTTCCTTCTTGTACGGTGGTACTTACAATCAATTCAAAGTCGCATTCAAGAGATTGGGTATTGAGACGAGATTTGTCGAAGGTGACAACCCAGAAGATTTCGAGAaagtttttgatgagagaACCAAGGCCGTCTACTTGGAAACCATTGGTAATCCAAAGTACAACGTTCCAGACTTCGATAGAATTGTCGAAGTTGCTCATAAGCACGGTATCCCAGTTGTTGTTGACAACACATTTGGTGCTGGTGGTTTCTTTGCTCAACCTATCAAGTATGGTGCTGATATCGTTACACACTCTGCTACCAAGTGGATCGGTGGTCACGGTACGACCATCGGTGGTATCATCGTTGACTCCGGTAAGTTCCCATGGAAGGATTACCCAGAGAAGTTCCCACAGTTCTCCATTCCTTCTGAAGGTTACCACGGTATGATCTTCAACGATGCGTTTGGTCCATTGGCTTTCATTGGTCATGTCAGAACTGAACTATTGAGAGACTTGGGTCCAGCTTTGAACCCATTCGCAGCATTCCAATTGCTACAAGGTGTCGAAACTCTATCTCTAAGAGCTGAAAGACATGGTGAAAACgctttgaaattggccGCTTGGTTGGAGCAATCTCCATACGTTTCCTGGGTTTCCTATCCAGGTTTGCCATCCCACTCTCACCAcgaaaatgccaagaagtACTTGACAAACGGATTCGGTGGTGTGCTATCATTCGGTGCTAAGGATCTACCAAACAATgctgaagctgaagctAAGAACCCATTCGCGGCCGCTGGTGCCAAGGTTGTCGACAACTTGAAGCTAGCCTCTAACTTGGCTAACGTTGGTGATTGTAAGACTTTGGTCATTGCTCCATACTTCACTACTCACTTGCAATTGACTCACGAGGAAAAGGCAAGCTCAGGTGTTACTAAGGATCTAATTCGTGTCTCTGTCGGTACTGAATTTATCGACGATATCATCAACGATTTCCAACAATCTTTCGAGCAGGTCTACGGTAAGCAAAACGCCTAG
- the TDEL0E05600 gene encoding SDR family oxidoreductase has translation MSKVVLVTGVSRGIGRAIVDELLKPGNDAVVYGIARSEEPLKELKATYPDTFSYVTGDINDPSSLKKLVHDAVKVHGKIDSVIANAGVLDPVQDVNHLDANAWKKLFNVNFFSIVSLASIAMPHLSKAHGSLILVSSGASVKSYYGWGAYGASKAAVNHFAMTVAQESSTVKAIAVAPGVVDTQMQVDIRDVFGPNSMPPEALKRFTDLKKNNELLHPSVPAAVYARLALKGIPNTLNGVYVRYNDERLSS, from the coding sequence ATGAGTAAAGTCGTCTTGGTCACTGGGGTATCCAGAGGTATTGGGAGAGCCATAGTCGACGAACTTTTGAAACCCGGAAATGATGCAGTGGTGTATGGTATAGCAAGATCTGAGGAACCATTGAAAGAGCTTAAGGCAACATATCCCGATACATTTTCGTATGTGACTGGTGATATTAATGATCCTAGCAGCTTAAAAAAACTAGTCCATGATGCTGTTAAGGTGCATGGCAAGATCGATAGCGTCATCGCTAATGCAGGGGTTTTGGATCCTGTTCAAGACGTCAATCACCTCGATGCCAATGCatggaagaagttgtttAACGTGAATTTTTTCAGCATTGTTTCGTTGGCTTCAATTGCTATGCCTCATCTATCTAAAGCTCATGGAAGCTTGATACTGGTCAGCTCCGGAGCCAGCGTCAAATCGTACTACGGTTGGGGCGCCTACGGTGCTTCAAAAGCTGCTGTGAATCATTTCGCTATGACCGTGGCCCAGGAATCTTCTACGGTTAAAGCGATCGCCGTAGCACCAGGTGTTGTCGATACCCAGATGCAAGTGGACATCAGAGACGTATTTGGACCAAATTCAATGCCCCCAGAGGCCTTGAAACGTTTCACGGACCTAAAGAAAAACAATGAATTGCTACATCCTAGTGTACCTGCAGCAGTTTACGCTCGTCTTGCTCTCAAAGGTATTCCTAATACTTTGAATGGTGTATACGTGAGATATAACGATGAAAGGCTTTCCTCGTAG
- the TYW3 gene encoding tRNA methyltransferase TYW3 (similar to Saccharomyces cerevisiae TYW3 (YGL050W); ancestral locus Anc_4.55) has product MARQNPFDQKKASILAEIQSLQPDLSPKGDVDVLCYPIMELINSHNDMVTTSSCSGRLSVFIEGTKSHNGLQKSGGKGEGGRWLYVTHDVNEVRGWLDKINPDTFTFAQEDFTHLIGDSVSGKRLALYKYEPFILHVKCRDFAVASKLYNTAMSCGFRESGIGSNNLVAIRINIRLDIPIGFLDETTNKITCCVFPHYIKFIDELTVSKFEENKKKMQVFYDRVESNMFETAGVNTSLD; this is encoded by the coding sequence ATGGCCCGTCAGAATCCATTTGATCAGAAAAAAGCTTCCATATTGGCTGAAATACAGTCCCTCCAACCTGATCTGTCTCCAAAAGGTGATGTCGATGTCCTTTGCTATCCCATAATGGAACTCATTAACTCACACAACGATATGGTGACGACATCTTCGTGTTCTGGTAGATTGAGTGTTTTCATTGAAGGTACCAAGAGCCATAACGGTCTGCAAAAATCGGGTGGGAAAGGTGAAGGTGGGCGATGGCTTTATGTGACTCACGATGTTAACGAGGTCCGTGGTTGGTTAGATAAAATTAATCCTGACACTTTTACATTTGCTCAGGAAGACTTTACGCATTTGATTGGGGATTCAGTTTCAGGGAAAAGACTAGCTTTATACAAGTATGAGCCATTCATACTGCATGTGAAGTGTCGAGATTTCGCAGTAGCGTCTAAACTATACAACACGGCCATGAGCTGTGGTTTCAGGGAAAGTGGTATAGGGTCTAACAACCTTGTTGCCATTCGAATCAATATCAGATTAGACATACCAATTGGGTTTTTGGACGAGACTACCAACAAGATAACATGCTGCGTTTTCCCACATTACATAAAGTTCATTGATGAACTTACTGTGAGCAAGTTTGAGGAAAATAAGAAAAAGATGCAAGTATTTTATGATAGAGTCGAATCCAACATGTTCGAGACTGCAGGAGTAAATACTTCCCTAGATTAA
- the BPT1 gene encoding ATP-binding cassette bilirubin transporter BPT1 (similar to Saccharomyces cerevisiae BPT1 (YLL015W); ancestral locus Anc_4.52) → MLSLSSNSTCSYRPYLDPWTNALNPCFLSLVILIEGAFFTLIGLIQLVRLIRETRVPKNINYLSLSKGQLVQLSNVGLVVVLIICQTAIISGSQESVPKVTICALLTHLFYVACVSVPTQYLQYFKSTCSLGNQIFYYMIQIIVLTYEIAQRYAHYPEEEFNLVAGQYGAILEVALLICSMTIFLHDLRFYQPSNQLETYYKDNEIYPHVNVLARVTFTWMNDLIVETYRQKKIKDPYNLPKPPVNVDIKDNSHRLAGAWEGEKWRERNSLFRALVKTFGKPILVAMLFETTKDLLSVIQPQFLRLFILCFNMDFNSKYPPLNGVFIASGLFLLSVFSTYLQNQFYITIFEVGLGMRGSLVALLYKKALRLSLASREKKSTGDILNMTSVDVGKIQRFFEDCQIIVGAPIQIIVVLVSLYWLLGSATIGGVVTMAIMIPINSFLSKRVEKLYKIQMKYKDARIKTTTEILNSMKSIKLYAWEEAMLKRLDHVRNGLELENYKRIGVVSNLIYFAWNCVPLMVTCSTFAIFSFFNKTPLSPEVVFPSLSLFNILNDAIYSLPNTINSIIETKVSINRIKEFLLSEELDDSFIEIDKTPSDKVSPVVEIINATFLWKSPKILFSEGSDEESRIESSQVALENINGFQAKKGELTCIVGRVGSGKSTMLRAILGQLPCVNASVGGLEPKVLIRASTVAYCPQEPWIMNASIKDNITFGFRYDETYYNATIKACQLLPDLDILPERDNTLVGEKGISLSGGQKARISLARAVYSRADLFLLDDILSAVDAEVSKNIVEMVLDKKMGLLRNKTVVLTTNAISVLNRSQKIYMLEGGSIVEEGSFTEVTSSPEPSKLKKMIDEFGGNMNYPPSESADNHSIESTNSKVPSSEINDTAASLYSENMLADAGLNSRRASIATFHATKLFTEDGSNALTAEKKEEGRVKSSVYMFYIKACGVVGVTLFFSFLILSRVFDVVENFWLKYWSEENERRGTNEDVWKFVGIYAAIGVFSAAFNNLRTIVLLLFCTIRGAAQLHDTMAKTVLRSPMSFFETTPVGRIINRFSSDVQAVDSTLQWVFAFFFRSILNYAVTVILISYNMPWFLIVNAVLLIIYIYYQAFYITLSRELKRLTSVSTSPIMSLFSETLGGHAVINAFKHFDRFDFINFNNVQFNINCSFNFRSTNRWLSVRLQTIGAFIVLATALLALSTINSERRLSPGMVGLLMSYALQVTSSLMWIVRMSVQIETNIVSVERIYEYCNLTPEAPEVIESCRPKKTWPSEGEIIFKNYSTKYKTKGDLALKGINLSIKPQEKIGVVGRTGAGKSTLSLALFRLLEATEGTIEIDGLDISKMGLKDLRSHLGIIPQDAQAFEGTVRSNLDPFEQYSTEELWASIELSHLKPHIVEMFRKEDNSELPASKEKMLDVKISENGGNLSVGQRQLLCLSRALLNTSKVLVLDEATAAVDMETDKIIQETIRSELKEKTILTIAHRIDTVLDSDKIIVLDAGQVKEFDTPENLLSNKQSIFYALCEKGGYLDKKRS, encoded by the coding sequence ATGCTTTCGCTGAGTTCAAATTCCACCTGTTCTTACAGGCCATATTTGGACCCTTGGACTAATGCTTTGAATCCGTGCTTTCTGTCACTCGTCATATTAATAGAAGGTGCGTTTTTCACCCTCATTGGATTGATCCAGCTTGTTAGGTTGATTCGAGAGACTAGAGTGCCTAAAAATATCAATTATTTGTCATTATCCAAAGGTCAACTAGTGCAGTTATCAAATGTCGGTCTGGTTGTGGTCCTGATAATCTGCCAGACGGCTATTATTTCTGGCAGTCAAGAAAGTGTTCCTAAGGTGACCATTTGTGCCCTTTTGACTCATTTGTTTTATGTTGCCTGCGTATCAGTGCCAACTCAGTACCTGCAATATTTTAAGAGCACTTGTTCACTTGGGAATCAAATATTTTACTATATGATTCAGATCATTGTTTTAACGTATGAGATTGCTCAACGATACGCACATTatcctgaagaagagttcaatTTGGTTGCTGGCCAATACGGCGCAATCCTAGAGGTTGCGCTGCTCATATGCTCAATGACTATATTCTTGCATGATCTACGATTCTACCAgccttcaaatcaattggAGACATACTACAAAGATAATGAAATCTATCCGCATGTGAACGTTCTAGCCCGCGTAACTTTCACTTGGATGAACGATTTGATCGTTGAAACTTATCGtcaaaagaagattaaGGACCCTTACAATTTGCCCAAGCCACCAGTGAACGTTGACATAAAGGATAATTCTCATAGGTTAGCAGGTGCTTGGGAGGGCGAAAAATGGAGAGAGAGAAACTCTCTTTTTAGAGCCCTCGTGAAGACATTTGGTAAACCAATTTTGGTAGCGATGTTATTTGAGACTACGAAGGATTTACTTTCTGTCATACAGCCACAATTTTTGAGATTGTTTATCCTGTGTTTCAACATGGATTTCAATTCCAAGTACCCTCCGCTAAATGGTGTCTTCATAGCTTCAGGCTTATTTTTATTAAGCGTCTTTTCAACCTACTTGCAGAATCAATTCTACATTACCATTTTTGAGGTGGGGCTAGGTATGAGAGGGTCGCTAGTTGCGCTGTTATACAAAAAAGCACTAAGACTCTCTTTGgcttcaagagagaaaaAGTCAACTGGTGATATACTGAACATGACCTCCGTCGACGTAGGTAAAATTCAAAGGTTTTTTGAGGACTGTCAGATTATCGTAGGGGCTCCCATTCAAATTattgttgttcttgtaTCGTTGTACTGGTTGTTGGGGTCGGCTACGATAGGCGGTGTTGTCACAATGGCGATCATGATTCCAATCAATTCCTTCCTATCCAAGAGGGTTGAAAAGCTGTATAAGATTCAAATGAAATATAAGGATGCAAGGATCAAGACCACAACAGAAATTCTCAACTCTATGAAATCCATTAAATTATATGCTTGGGAAGAAGCGATGCTGAAAAGACTAGACCACGTAAGAAACGGACTCGAACTTGAGAATTACAAGAGAATAGGGGTGGTCAGTAATTTGATTTATTTTGCATGGAATTGTGTCCCATTGATGGTAACTTGTTCAACATTTGCGATCTTCTCGTTCTTTAACAAGACGCCACTGTCTCCTGAAGTTGTTTTTCCCTCACTGTCTCTATTCAATATCTTGAATGATGCAATCTACTCGTTACCAAATACTATCAACTCGATCATCGAGACAAAAGTCTCGATCAACAGAATCAAGGAATTTCTGTTAAGTGAGGAGCTAGACGACTCTTTTATTGAAATCGATAAGACTCCTTCTGATAAGGTTAGCCCAGTAGTTGAAATCATAAACGCAACGTTCCTGTGGAAATCCccaaagattttgttcAGTGAAGGCTCTGACGAAGAATCTCGCATTGAAAGTTCTCAAGTCGCACTAGAGAATATTAATGGCTTCCAAGCAAAGAAAGGAGAATTAACTTGCATTGTCGGCAGGGTTGGTTCTGGGAAGTCCACTATGTTGCGTGCCATTTTGGGTCAACTACCCTGTGTAAATGCCTCGGTCGGGGGTTTAGAGCCTAAGGTCCTTATCAGGGCTTCTACAGTTGCGTATTGTCCTCAGGAACCTTGGATCATGAATGCGTCTATTAAAGACAATATTACTTTTGGCTTCAGATACGACGAAACCTATTATAATGCGACAATCAAGGCATGCCAGTTGTTACCAGACTTAGATATTCTTCCAGAGAGGGACAACACGTTAGTTGGCGAGAAAGGAATATCATTATCGGGTGGTCAGAAAGCTCGAATTTCACTTGCTAGGGCGGTATATTCTCGAGCAGACCTGTTTTTGCTTGATGATATTCTTTCAGCAGTGGACGCAGAAGTGAGTAAGAACATTGTTGAAATGGTTCTCGACAAGAAGATGGGGTTACTGAGAAATAAAACAGTTGTACTAACTACCAATGCCATCTCTGTTTTGAATCGGTCACAAAAGATATACATGCTAGAAGGTGGCTCCATTGTAGAAGAAGGATCGTTTACGGAAGTGACCTCTTCTCCAGAGCCATCAAAactcaagaaaatgattgatgaatttggagGAAATATGAATTATCCACCTTCAGAATCAGCCGATAATCACTCAATTGAGAGCACCAATTCGAAGGTGCCAAGCAGTGAAATTAACGATACTGCGGCATCTTTGTATTCTGAAAACATGTTAGCAGATGCCGGATTGAATTCAAGAAGGGCATCGATAGCCACTTTTCACGCAACGAAACTGTTTACTGAAGATGGATCTAATGCACTCACAGCCGAGAAAAAGGAAGAGGGCCGCGTTAAGTCTTCGGTCTATATGTTTTACATCAAAGCTTGTGGTGTTGTTGGAGTgactttgttcttctcattCCTTATTCTAAGCAGGGTGTTCGACGTGGTCGAAAACTTTTGGTTGAAATATTGGtcagaagaaaatgaacGGAGAGGTACCAATGAAGATGTATGGAAATTTGTTGGTATTTATGCAGCTATCGGGGTGTTTTCTGCTGCTTTCAATAACCTCAGGACAATTGTTTTGCTACTATTTTGTACAATTAGAGGTGCCGCGCAACTGCATGATACAATGGCCAAGACTGTCCTACGGAGTCCAATGAGCTTTTTCGAAACAACTCCAGTAGGTCGTATCATCAATAGATTTTCTTCAGATGTGCAAGCCGTAGACAGCACATTACAATGGGTCTTTGCATTCTTTTTCAGGTCAATCCTAAACTATGCCGTTACCGTCATTTTGATCAGCTACAATATGCCATGGTTTCTGATTGTGAACGCAGTGCTTTTAATCATCTACATTTACTACCAGGCATTTTACATCACTCTCAGTAGAGAGCTTAAAAGGTTGACAAGCGTCTCAACATCACCTATTATGTCACTGTTCAGTGAGACTCTGGGAGGACACGCTGTTATCAATGCATTTAAACATTTCGACAGATTTGATTTtatcaacttcaacaaCGTGCAGTTCAATATCAATTgctctttcaatttcaggTCCACTAATAGATGGCTCTCGGTACGCCTTCAAACAATAGGTGCATTCATAGTATTGGCCACGGCGCTGCTGGCTCTAAGCACGATAAACtcagaaagaagattgagCCCCGGCATGGTAGGGCTCTTGATGAGTTATGCTCTTCAGGTAACGTCGTCGCTCATGTGGATTGTTAGAATGTCAGTTCAAATTGAAACGAATATTGTTTCAGTGGAACGTATCTATGAGTACTGTAATTTGACTCCCGAGGCGCCAGAAGTTATCGAGTCATGCAGACCAAAAAAAACCTGGCCATCGGAAGGTGAaataatcttcaaaaattaCTCCACGAAGTATAAGACCAAAGGCGACTTAGCTTTGAAAGGGATTAACCTGTCAATCAAGCCTCAGGAAAAAATTGGTGTAGTTGGGAGAACTGGTGCTGGTAAATCTACACTATCCTTAGCACTGTTCAGATTACTGGAAGCCACAGAGGGtacaattgaaattgatggcCTCGACATCAGTAAGATGGGACTCAAGGACTTGAGAAGTCACCTTGGCATTATTCCGCAAGATGCGCAGGCATTTGAAGGAACTGTGAGGTCCAACTTAGATCCATTCGAACAATACTCAACGGAGGAGCTCTGGGCATCAATTGAGTTATCTCACCTAAAGCCTCACATAGTCGAAATGTTCAGAAAGGAAGATAACTCGGAATTGCCAGCATCTAAAGAGAAAATGCTTGACGTTAAGATCAGCGAGAACGGTGGAAACTTGTCGGTCGGACAACGGCAATTACTCTGTTTATCCAGAGCATTGTTAAATACTTCCAAGGTGCTTGTTTTGGACGAGGCTACTGCAGCTGTCGACATGGAGACGGACAAAATtattcaagaaactatCAGATCAgagttgaaggagaagactATTTTAACGATAGCACATAGAATTGACACTGTACTTGACAGTGACAAAATAATTGTCCTTGATGCGGGACAAGTGAAAGAGTTCGATACACCTGAGAATCTATTGTCAAACAAACAGTCTATCTTCTATGCACTCTGCGAAAAAGGCGGATATCTAGACAAGAAGAGGTCGTAG
- the TDEL0E05590 gene encoding glutathione S-transferase, translating to MSTPIIRVHWLNESRAFRVLQLLEQLKLDYEIVPYKRNQDFRAPEDAKKIHPLGRFPLVELEDRTTGKKKVLAESGYIFHYILQHFDSKGLLKNNDPDQAEQIEYFLYYAEGSLQLPLMIEFILSMTKKAPIPFPLSYLSGKVADKISEKYSKGELQNQLKFVEGEIAKNQGYLVGGKLSGADILMLSPLQHALDGGFAKHEEYPHISKFMDTLTALDSYSAAMAKASANGGKF from the coding sequence ATGTCTACGCCTATTATCCGAGTGCACTGGTTGAATGAATCTAGAGCTTTTAGAGTCTTGCAATTGCTGgagcaattgaagcttgACTATGAAATTGTTCCTTACAAGAGAAATCAAGACTTTCGTGCCCCTgaagatgccaagaaaataCATCCATTAGGTAGATTCCCTTTGGTAGAATTAGAAGACCGTACCActgggaagaagaaagtgctTGCTGAGTCTGGTTACATTTTCCACTACATCCTTCAACATTTTGACTCTAAAGGGttgctgaagaacaatgatCCAGATCAAGCGGAACAGATTGAGTATTTCTTATACTACGCAGAGGGCTCTTTGCAACTTCCATTGATGATAGAGTTTATCCTCTCCATGACAAAGAAGGCACCCATTCCATTCCCACTATCGTACCTGTCAGGTAAAGTAGCTGATAAGATCAGTGAGAAGTACTCTAAAGGCGAATTGcagaaccaattgaagtttgttgaaggcgagattgccaagaacCAGGGTTACTTAGTTGGTGGTAAGCTAAGTGGTGCAGACATCTTGATGTTGTCCCCACTGCAACATGCTCTAGACGGTGGTTTTGCCAAACATGAGGAATATCCTCACATTAGCAAGTTCATGGACACATTAACTGCTTTGGACTCATATTCTGCTGCAATGGCAAAGGCAAGTGCCAATGGTGGTAAGTTCTAA
- the GTR2 gene encoding Gtr2p (similar to Saccharomyces cerevisiae GTR2 (YGR163W); ancestral locus Anc_4.54): MSTGKIENAESKAMILLLGLRRGGKSSICKVLFHNMQPLDTLYLESTSNPTMEHFSTLIDLAVMELPGQLNYFEPSYDSERLFKSVGGLVYVIDSQDEYMNAITNLAMIIEYAYKVNPNINIEVLIHKVDGLSEDFKVDAQRDIMQRTGEELLELGLDGVQVSFYLTSIFDHSIYEAFSRIVQKLIPELSYLENMLDNLIQHSKIEKAFLFDINSKIYVSTDSSPVDIQMYEVCAEFVDVTIDLFDLYKDSQQNEQKDKNSKAVHNRPRELKNVSQLGNDVIIYLKQMIRGLALVAVIRPNGADPESCLTVADYNVDILKKGLEEIWANARIHPKESS; this comes from the coding sequence ATGAGTACaggaaagattgaaaatgCGGAATCCAAGGCTATGATTTTACTCTTGGGTTTACGGAGAGGTGGTAAGTCATCCATATGTAAAGTACTATTCCATAATATGCAACCACTGGACACGTTGTATTTGGAATCGACTTCCAATCCTACCATGGAACATTTTTCCACCTTGATTGACCTCGCAGTCATGGAACTTCCAGGTCAATTGAATTATTTTGAGCCAAGCTACGATTCTGAAAGACTGTTCAAGAGCGTTGGCGGTCTTGTATACGTCATTGATTCCCAGGATGAGTATATGAATGCGATTACGAATCTAGCGATGATAATAGAATACGCATACAAAGTGAATCCCAACATAAATATCGAAGTGTTGATTCACAAAGTTGACGGGCTAagtgaagatttcaaagtcGATGCGCAACGTGATATCATGCAACGGACCGGAGAAGAACTGCTAGAATTGGGGCTAGATGGTGTACAAGTATCTTTTTACCTcacatcaatttttgatcaCTCAATCTACGAGGCGTTTTCTCGTATTGTACAAAAACTGATACCCGAGTTATCGTACTTAGAAAACATGCTTGACAACTTAATCCAACACTCCAAAATCGAGAAGGCTTTCCTTTTCGATATAAACTCTAAGATATACGTTTCCACCGATTCCAGTCCCGTTGACATTCAAATGTATGAAGTATGTGCTGAGTTTGTCGATGTCACCATAGACCTGTTTGACCTATACAAAGACTCTCAACAAAACGAACAGAAAGACAAGAACAGTAAAGCAGTGCATAATCGTCCGCGAGAGTTAAAAAACGTGTCGCAACTGGGAAACGACGTTATCATATATTTGAAACAGATGATTCGTGGACTAGCATTAGTCGCAGTGATCAGACCCAACGGTGCGGATCCAGAGAGTTGTCTAACAGTCGCAGACTATAATGTAGATATACTCAAGAAAggacttgaagaaatatggGCTAACGCGAGAATCCACCCTAAAGAGTCCTCTTAG